From one Rhodovulum sp. ES.010 genomic stretch:
- a CDS encoding branched-chain amino acid ABC transporter permease, whose translation MNPEILFFLEVLIGGLLAGVMYSLVALGFVLIYKASSVFNFAQGAMVFFAVLSFVGFMELGLPFFLALAVTVGLMILVGIATERFVLRPLVNQHEDTLLMATIGLAFVLEGLAQLVWGVEVRRLDLGIPDVPIMWIADATGIFVSALDLVAGLVAAVMVVVLAIAFSRTKVGLGLRAVADGHGAAMSIGIPLSQVWVFVWAAAGIVALVAGMLWGARAGVQFALVGLALKALPVLIIGGFTSVPGVIIAGLIVGASEKLGEVYIGPYFGGGIEGWAPYMLAVLFLMVRPEGLFGERIIRRV comes from the coding sequence ATGAACCCGGAAATCCTGTTCTTCCTCGAGGTGCTGATCGGCGGGCTGCTGGCGGGGGTGATGTATTCGCTCGTCGCGCTCGGCTTCGTGCTGATCTACAAGGCGTCCTCGGTGTTCAATTTCGCCCAGGGCGCGATGGTGTTTTTCGCCGTGCTGTCCTTCGTGGGCTTCATGGAACTGGGGCTGCCCTTCTTCCTGGCGCTGGCGGTGACGGTGGGGCTGATGATCCTCGTCGGCATTGCGACCGAACGCTTCGTGCTGCGCCCGCTGGTCAACCAGCACGAGGACACACTGCTGATGGCCACCATCGGCCTCGCCTTCGTGCTGGAGGGGCTGGCGCAACTGGTCTGGGGGGTCGAGGTGCGCCGCCTCGACCTCGGCATTCCAGACGTGCCGATCATGTGGATCGCGGACGCCACCGGCATTTTCGTCAGCGCGCTCGACCTCGTGGCTGGCCTCGTGGCGGCGGTGATGGTGGTGGTGCTGGCCATTGCGTTCTCGCGCACCAAGGTGGGGCTGGGCCTGCGCGCGGTGGCCGACGGGCATGGCGCGGCGATGTCGATCGGCATTCCGCTGAGCCAGGTTTGGGTCTTCGTTTGGGCCGCCGCCGGGATCGTCGCGCTGGTCGCGGGCATGCTGTGGGGGGCGCGGGCGGGTGTGCAGTTCGCCCTTGTGGGCCTGGCCCTCAAGGCGCTGCCGGTGCTGATCATCGGCGGCTTCACCTCGGTGCCGGGCGTGATCATCGCGGGCCTGATCGTGGGCGCGTCCGAGAAGCTGGGCGAGGTCTATATCGGCCCCTATTTCGGCGGCGGCATCGAGGGCTGGGCGCCCTACATGCTGGCCGTCCTCTTCCTGATGGTCCGGCCCGAGGGCCTGTTCGGCGAACGCATCATCCGGCGCGTCTGA
- a CDS encoding ABC transporter ATP-binding protein: MNVVTQGHIPGVERAFPIGGPILELDSISLRFGGVKALTNISFDICEHEVRAIIGPNGAGKSSMLNVIGGLYTPQEGTIRFRGERRANMTPGKAARMGIARTFQNIALFKRMTVLENIMAGRKLFNHASFLEVALQLPRARREELESREKAEEIIEFLEIQQIRKTQVSRLPYGLQKRVELGRALAAEPQILLLDEPMAGMNVEEKQDMCRFILDVNDHYGTTMVLIEHDMGVVMDISDRVVVLDYGKKIGDGPPKEVRNNQDVIDAYLGVAH; this comes from the coding sequence ATGAACGTCGTCACGCAAGGCCACATTCCCGGCGTCGAGCGTGCCTTTCCGATCGGCGGCCCGATCCTGGAGCTCGACTCGATCTCGCTCCGCTTCGGCGGCGTGAAGGCGCTGACCAACATCTCGTTCGACATATGCGAGCACGAGGTGCGGGCGATCATCGGGCCGAACGGCGCGGGCAAGTCGTCCATGCTGAACGTGATCGGCGGGCTCTACACGCCGCAGGAGGGCACGATCCGGTTCCGCGGCGAGAGGCGCGCGAACATGACGCCGGGCAAAGCAGCTCGGATGGGCATCGCGCGGACCTTCCAGAACATCGCGCTATTCAAGCGGATGACGGTTCTGGAGAACATCATGGCGGGGCGAAAGCTCTTCAACCATGCCAGTTTCCTCGAGGTCGCGCTACAACTGCCACGCGCTCGGCGCGAGGAACTGGAAAGCCGCGAGAAGGCCGAGGAGATCATCGAGTTCCTGGAAATCCAGCAGATCCGCAAGACCCAGGTCTCGCGCCTGCCCTACGGGTTGCAGAAGCGGGTGGAGTTGGGCCGCGCGCTGGCCGCCGAGCCGCAGATCCTGCTGCTGGACGAGCCGATGGCGGGGATGAACGTCGAGGAAAAGCAGGACATGTGCCGCTTCATCCTCGACGTGAACGACCATTACGGCACGACCATGGTGCTGATCGAGCACGACATGGGCGTGGTGATGGACATTTCCGACCGGGTGGTGGTGCTCGATTACGGCAAGAAGATCGGCGACGGCCCGCCCAAGGAGGTCCGCAATAACCAGGACGTGATCGACGCCTATCTGGGCGTGGCGCATTGA
- a CDS encoding long-chain fatty acid--CoA ligase, whose protein sequence is MQREPAAPGTFAQLLRQRGESAPEVPAIREKRRGIWGSVSFGALSGEAAHLSLALAERGVARGDRVAVIGENRPRLFAAIAATHALGGVAVPLYPDSSAEDVAWQLRAAKVTTVFAEDQEQVDKVLEILGECPAVRLVVYDDDRGMRHYVHEGLADHGHLMEEGARLAEARPDAYDRAVAEGAGSEEAFVFFTSGASGAPKGVVFTHAALIARTRAACAAQGLGAGDRTLAFFPPGWLCQTMFSYMNAVVAGVCICCPESLETLIDDMREIAPSSLLTTPRMLDAIFSRISTRMEETGGLNLLLYRRALGLAQRVGRQRMQGKVPGAVNRFGMAAYGALIYAPLRDILGMSRLKSACSTGDVLDPSMQGFFQTLGIDLRQLYGATETAFFVALQRAGESQPGSVGKPLEDVDVRIAEDGEILVRSDGLMAGYLDDPAATAAAFAADGWLRTGDAGSLGPDGRLTVLDRCDAMGRLRDGTAFAPRPLESRIRVSPHIREGVVVGDGRDNLCALIDIDTLAVGRWADDKAIAYMGHVDLASQDAVYGLIADWIAEVNADLARDPAQAALQIRRFVLVPEELGTENGFLTPTGKVRRHAVTARFAALIEGLYAGQSEVMLETDATEEGHHGPVALKIREAAVVGMPGSRRAA, encoded by the coding sequence ATGCAGCGTGAGCCGGCGGCGCCCGGGACATTCGCCCAACTCCTGCGCCAGCGGGGCGAAAGCGCCCCAGAGGTGCCCGCGATCCGGGAAAAGCGCCGCGGCATCTGGGGCAGCGTGAGTTTCGGCGCGCTTTCGGGCGAGGCCGCGCACCTGTCGCTGGCGCTGGCCGAGCGCGGCGTGGCCCGCGGCGACCGCGTCGCCGTGATCGGCGAGAACCGCCCGCGCCTGTTCGCCGCGATCGCCGCGACTCATGCGCTGGGCGGCGTCGCGGTGCCGCTTTACCCTGATTCCAGCGCCGAGGACGTGGCGTGGCAGTTGCGCGCGGCCAAGGTCACCACTGTCTTTGCCGAGGATCAGGAGCAGGTCGACAAGGTTCTGGAAATCCTCGGGGAATGCCCGGCCGTGCGGCTTGTCGTCTATGACGACGACCGCGGCATGCGGCACTACGTGCACGAAGGCCTGGCCGATCACGGTCACCTGATGGAGGAGGGCGCGCGGCTGGCCGAGGCGCGCCCCGACGCCTATGACCGGGCGGTTGCAGAGGGCGCGGGCAGCGAAGAGGCCTTCGTCTTCTTCACCTCGGGCGCGTCCGGGGCACCCAAGGGCGTGGTGTTCACCCATGCCGCCCTGATCGCGCGGACGCGGGCGGCCTGCGCCGCCCAGGGGCTTGGCGCGGGCGACCGGACGCTCGCCTTCTTCCCCCCCGGCTGGCTCTGCCAGACCATGTTCAGCTACATGAACGCCGTCGTCGCGGGGGTCTGCATATGCTGCCCCGAGTCGCTGGAGACGCTGATCGACGACATGCGCGAGATCGCGCCCAGTTCGCTGCTGACGACGCCGCGGATGCTGGACGCGATCTTCTCGCGCATCTCCACGCGGATGGAAGAGACGGGCGGGCTGAACCTGTTGCTCTACCGGCGCGCGCTGGGGCTGGCCCAGCGGGTCGGGCGGCAGCGGATGCAGGGCAAGGTGCCGGGCGCCGTCAACCGCTTCGGCATGGCTGCCTATGGTGCGCTGATCTACGCGCCGCTGCGCGACATCCTGGGGATGAGCCGGCTCAAGTCAGCCTGTTCGACGGGCGATGTGCTCGACCCGTCGATGCAGGGCTTCTTCCAGACCCTCGGGATCGACCTGCGCCAGCTTTACGGGGCCACCGAGACGGCGTTCTTCGTTGCGCTGCAACGCGCGGGCGAGTCCCAGCCGGGGTCGGTCGGCAAGCCGCTGGAGGATGTCGATGTGAGGATCGCCGAGGACGGCGAAATCCTCGTGCGGTCCGACGGGTTGATGGCGGGCTATCTCGACGACCCCGCCGCGACGGCCGCGGCCTTTGCGGCGGACGGCTGGCTGCGCACCGGCGATGCAGGCAGCCTGGGGCCGGACGGGCGGCTCACCGTGCTCGACCGGTGCGACGCGATGGGCCGGCTGCGCGACGGCACGGCCTTCGCGCCGCGCCCGCTGGAAAGCCGCATCCGCGTCTCGCCCCATATCCGCGAGGGGGTCGTGGTCGGCGACGGGCGCGACAACCTCTGCGCCTTGATCGATATCGACACGCTGGCCGTGGGTCGTTGGGCCGACGACAAGGCCATCGCCTATATGGGCCATGTCGACCTGGCCTCGCAGGACGCGGTCTACGGGCTGATCGCCGACTGGATCGCCGAGGTGAACGCCGATCTGGCCCGCGACCCGGCACAGGCGGCGCTGCAAATCCGCCGCTTCGTCCTGGTGCCCGAGGAACTCGGCACTGAGAACGGCTTCCTCACCCCGACGGGCAAGGTGCGGCGGCACGCGGTGACCGCGCGCTTCGCGGCGCTGATCGAGGGGCTCTATGCCGGACAGAGCGAGGTCATGCTGGAAACCGATGCCACTGAGGAGGGCCATCACGGACCCGTCGCGCTGAAGATCCGCGAGGCCGCCGTGGTCGGGATGCCGGGCAGCAGGAGGGCCGCATGA
- a CDS encoding F0F1 ATP synthase subunit gamma has product METLESLSDLLETTGEIRSIVRTMKSLSAVSIRQYEQAEAALSGYERTVELGLTALLQDRAARGLPLPSTVGAGTGRAALIVIGSDRGLCGRYNGIVVRAAAERLGEDTAVLGVIGARAAARLAAAGRPPDRVFFLPGAVAGLASLVQSVIVEVDRWTRARGIGCVELLHNRRAGTASAVPTARSLLPIPDTDLRDLLGAGWPGRGRPFFRMDHDRLLSWLVRQRLFVVLYRALAEALASEHATRLAAMQRAERKIDERKDDLNALYRRKRQETITRELLDVVSGFEAVGGEGR; this is encoded by the coding sequence ATGGAGACGCTTGAGAGCCTCTCCGACTTGCTCGAGACGACGGGCGAGATCCGTTCCATCGTGCGTACGATGAAATCGCTCTCGGCGGTCAGCATCCGGCAATACGAACAGGCCGAGGCGGCGCTGTCGGGCTACGAGCGCACCGTGGAACTGGGGCTGACCGCACTGTTGCAGGACCGCGCGGCGCGCGGCTTGCCGTTGCCCAGCACCGTCGGCGCCGGCACGGGGCGGGCGGCGCTGATCGTGATCGGGTCCGACCGCGGGCTATGCGGGCGCTATAACGGGATCGTCGTGCGCGCGGCGGCCGAGCGGCTGGGAGAGGACACGGCCGTGCTGGGGGTGATCGGGGCACGGGCCGCCGCCCGCCTCGCGGCGGCGGGCCGCCCGCCGGACCGCGTCTTCTTCCTGCCGGGGGCGGTCGCGGGCCTAGCGTCCCTAGTGCAATCGGTGATCGTCGAGGTCGACCGCTGGACCCGCGCACGGGGCATAGGTTGCGTGGAACTCTTGCACAATCGCCGCGCGGGCACGGCCAGCGCGGTGCCGACTGCGCGCAGCTTGCTGCCGATCCCCGACACCGACCTGCGCGATCTTCTCGGCGCCGGCTGGCCGGGGCGCGGGCGGCCTTTTTTCCGCATGGACCACGACCGGCTGCTGTCCTGGCTCGTGCGGCAGCGGCTTTTCGTGGTGCTCTACCGGGCGTTGGCCGAGGCGCTGGCCAGCGAACACGCGACCCGGCTGGCGGCGATGCAGCGCGCCGAGCGCAAGATCGACGAGCGCAAGGACGACCTGAACGCCCTGTATCGCCGCAAACGCCAGGAAACCATCACACGGGAACTTCTCGACGTCGTCTCCGGCTTCGAGGCAGTCGGCGGCGAGGGGCGCTGA
- a CDS encoding alternate F1F0 ATPase, F1 subunit alpha produces MSALGDLGEDIFAPLGEALGRIAPEIEVAETARILSVGNGVAEVAGFTDLHADEVLHFPHGVVGIASSLRPGRIGVIVLGDTARLRPGDRLRRSGRVVDVPVGEALLGRVVDALGRPVDDLGRIDAAERSPVERPAPTIMQRAPVEVPLQTGIKAVDAAVPIARGQRELILGDRQTGKTAIAVDAILNQKDTGVLSVYCAIGQRASAVVRVVETLRKAGALGRTIVVVAGGDDAPGLQFVAPYAATSMAEHFMAKGRDVLIVYDDITRHARAYRELSLLLRRPPGREAYPGDIFYIHSRLLERATHLRDKHGGGSLTALPVVETQAQNISAYIPTNLISITDGQIYLSPALFEKGQLPAVDVGSSVSRVGGKAQLPAFRAVAGSLRLMYAQFEELESFARFGTQLDEETRRKLTRGRRVRDMLKQKEHAHLPVPEQVAVLLAATEGVLDALAAEEVAAAEETLCRAVRAELPALCAAIAAGEPLAQEARGALIATMRAALEGRGDGDA; encoded by the coding sequence ATGAGCGCGTTGGGCGATCTCGGCGAGGACATCTTCGCCCCGCTCGGCGAGGCGCTGGGCCGCATCGCGCCCGAGATCGAGGTGGCCGAAACCGCGCGCATCCTGTCCGTCGGCAATGGCGTGGCCGAGGTGGCGGGCTTCACCGATCTCCATGCCGACGAGGTGCTGCACTTTCCCCATGGCGTCGTCGGGATCGCGTCCAGCCTGCGCCCCGGCCGGATCGGCGTCATCGTCTTGGGCGACACCGCGCGGTTGCGCCCGGGCGACCGGCTGCGCCGCTCCGGCCGGGTGGTGGACGTGCCCGTGGGCGAGGCGCTGCTCGGCCGCGTGGTCGATGCGCTCGGCCGCCCGGTCGACGACCTGGGCCGCATCGATGCCGCCGAACGCAGCCCGGTCGAGCGGCCGGCGCCCACGATCATGCAGCGCGCGCCGGTGGAGGTGCCGCTCCAGACCGGGATCAAGGCGGTGGACGCGGCGGTGCCAATCGCCCGCGGCCAGCGCGAGCTGATCCTGGGTGACCGCCAGACCGGCAAGACCGCCATCGCGGTCGACGCGATCCTAAACCAGAAGGACACCGGCGTGCTGTCGGTCTATTGTGCCATCGGCCAGCGTGCCTCGGCTGTCGTGCGGGTGGTGGAAACCCTGCGCAAGGCGGGCGCGCTCGGGCGCACCATCGTCGTGGTGGCGGGGGGCGACGACGCGCCGGGGCTGCAATTCGTCGCGCCTTACGCCGCGACCAGCATGGCCGAACATTTCATGGCAAAGGGGCGCGACGTGCTGATCGTTTACGACGATATAACCCGGCATGCCCGCGCCTACCGGGAGCTTTCGCTGCTGCTGCGCCGCCCGCCGGGCCGCGAGGCCTATCCCGGCGACATCTTCTACATCCATTCCCGGCTGCTGGAACGCGCCACGCATCTGCGCGACAAGCATGGCGGAGGCTCGCTGACCGCCTTGCCGGTGGTCGAGACCCAGGCCCAGAACATCTCAGCCTATATTCCGACGAACCTGATCTCCATCACCGACGGGCAGATCTATCTTTCGCCCGCGCTCTTCGAGAAGGGACAACTGCCGGCCGTCGACGTGGGCAGTTCGGTAAGCCGGGTGGGCGGCAAGGCGCAGCTGCCGGCCTTTCGCGCCGTCGCCGGCAGCCTGCGGCTCATGTATGCGCAGTTCGAGGAGCTTGAGAGCTTCGCCCGGTTCGGGACGCAGCTGGACGAGGAGACGCGGCGCAAGCTGACCCGCGGCCGGCGGGTGCGGGACATGCTGAAGCAGAAGGAACACGCGCATCTTCCGGTGCCCGAGCAGGTTGCGGTGCTGCTGGCCGCGACCGAGGGGGTGCTCGACGCGCTGGCGGCCGAGGAGGTCGCGGCGGCCGAGGAAACGCTGTGCCGTGCCGTGCGCGCCGAGCTGCCCGCGCTCTGCGCGGCGATCGCGGCGGGCGAGCCGCTCGCGCAAGAGGCGCGCGGGGCGTTGATCGCGACCATGCGCGCGGCTCTGGAGGGGCGCGGCGATGGAGACGCTTGA